The Mytilus edulis chromosome 4, xbMytEdul2.2, whole genome shotgun sequence nucleotide sequence TCTTGTAAACTGCTTCAGCAGACATCAGTCTGTTTGACATACTGTAAGTTAAGATGTTACTTTCTAGaggtatttgttttgtttctctGTGGTTACTTTTGCAAGAATGTTTATTCATCTTTGCTGTCATCATTTGCATGTCCTATGTCAATGATGAAATCAATAATATGGTAACTGGAAAACATTTTTGCTTCAATTTTTGATCTTGTTTTACTTACAATGACAACCAATGTAATGTTATTAATCCTAACAATTTATTGTAataatttaaattgatatatCCCTTTTAAAAGAGATCTTATTATCCAAGACAATTTGGAAACAGTAGTTTGGAATGTTATATTTGTAGTGGATTTACataattgtttacaattttttcagTGTAGTAGATGGAGGAGGCAGTATTTTGAAACGAGACACAGTGAAAGTTGTAGCACCTATCTACAATCCAGACAAAGTATTATGTATTGGTATGAATTACACAGACCACTGTATAGAACAGAATGCTCCTGTGCCTGAAGTACcagttatttttaataaatttccaaGTTGTATCATTGGACCAACAGATGATTTGGAATACCCAGAGGAAACAAAGGTATCACTTTTAGTTCGTCAAAATCACTAAAtaataacttttacaaaaaactgcCAGGACCTGAACTTGTTGATTAGTTTTTCATACTGTATTTGAAAATTTGACGTAAATTCGATATAAAAGGTCAGGGCATATGGAGATTTTACATCAGAATgtagatacaatgtataagaagatgtggtatgtgtcccaatgagaccactctccatccaagtcacaatttgtaaaagaaaaactttaTAGTACATGTTTAAGTATTCCTTTGTCAGATGATTTTTGAAGCTTGAATTTTGGTACTTTTAATCAATAGTGGGATAAACCATAGCTATGAAACCTTAAGTCAATGAAAGTGATTTACATATCAGtaacaaatttaacaatttgACATTAGCATAGTGATTACAAAATATTTAGTAACAAATATCAAGGTATTTATTGGTTACAAgcataaaacaaaaatgcaacacaaaatatatattatatattacagGTAAGAAAACATAAGTCCAGAGAGAAAACTAGTGAACTTAAGAATAATTCAATTAAGACATTTTTCCACAGTAAATGAAAAACATCCCTTAGCATGCTTGATGAAATTATCTTTCCTTAGTTGCATTGTTGGAATATACGTTGatctttctttctttaaaatagaAATCTTATTATTTTATCAAGGAATTGGATTGGGAAGTAGAACTGACTATAGTTGTTGGGAAAGATGCAAAGAAAGTATCAGTAAGTTTACAATACATTTATAACAGTATCTTTATAATCCTTCAATGTAAAAATAGGAGGTGTGGCATCAACGAAAATGGATGTACAGGAAaacttattttcaaattcaaCTGCTTTTTACTCATCTATGGAAACACATGCAGGGTTTTAATTATTACATGCACATAGTTTCTTGAAAAGCTCTTCTTTTAAGGAGtcttaatttcattttcaagGCTAAGAATATCTcagtaaaattaaaacatttcactggatGTATATGATTCAATTTCTTTAAGGTTAAAGAAAAAGTACAAATACTTCAAtaccaaataattaatatttttgtattcacAACAACTTTGACTGTATAATAACACCACAGAATGGTAAATATATCTGCAAATATTTTTCCTATTTAAAGTGGTAAAGGAATGGGGTGATGGAACTGACAAGATGTGTGATAAATTGGAAAAAAGAAATACATGCATTAAGAGTTTGACATGCAGGTATATTTTACTAATATATTTTGTAGGAATCAGAGGCAATGGACTATATATTTGGTTATACAGTAGCACATGATGTCAGTGCTAGAGACTGGCAATTGAAACCTGGATGTAATGGTGGACAATGGGTAATAGGAAAAGCTATGGATGGGTTCTGTCCCCTTGGTCCTGCTATTGTAACTAAGGAAGCTCTAAGTGgtaaacattttttattgtgaaaaaaagttAATTCTTAGATTCCCCTTTTAAAGTTAAAGTGGCATGCAGCTTATATTAGGGCATTACATTTACAACtgaaattatttgtttgaaagcATTTCATCTGGTTTTACCTTTTGCTATGATTGATACTTATAAGAAGAATGTAAGTTAGATGAATGATTGTTGTCAGAATTTAGGTTATCAGTTAAGATGGACATtaaatatcctattggtatatctttcaatcaatttttaaaacaccatgattttttgtaaaaagttGCTATATTTTACATAAGAAAACCATGTTgtccaaaaaagattaaaaactaTCGTAACAGGTAATACTTTTCTCATATTATCAGTTGAAAAACTTGAATGTTTTATATAACAGacatctaaaaaaacattttctttcagATCCCCATAACTTAGGACTGAGATGTAAAGTTAATGGTGTAACAAAACAGGACAGTAGTACAAACCAACTTATACACAAATCTGCTGCATGTATAGCTTTTGTATCCAGGTGAGTGGAGGTGTTCAACTATTTTATGTTGAAATGAGAGTATGAAAAGGTTGAGAAAATGTAAGGTgatttatttttaagatatatacacatacatgtaaataGCTTAATACTTATCCTTATAGGCAacacaaatgtttttatttttatatatacagttAACCAACtgatatatcattaaaa carries:
- the LOC139520328 gene encoding oxaloacetate tautomerase fahd2, mitochondrial-like, with amino-acid sequence MRLVQFQDAGNRRIGVELKENGDIVDLCKANPNIPNDMRSFIEGGNAMLSAAKSVVDGGGSILKRDTVKVVAPIYNPDKVLCIGMNYTDHCIEQNAPVPEVPVIFNKFPSCIIGPTDDLEYPEETKELDWEVELTIVVGKDAKKVSESEAMDYIFGYTVAHDVSARDWQLKPGCNGGQWVIGKAMDGFCPLGPAIVTKEALSDPHNLGLRCKVNGVTKQDSSTNQLIHKSAACIAFVSRFMTLKAGDLILTGTPPGVGVFRKPQEFLKKGDVVECEIDEIGKVVNKIV